The following nucleotide sequence is from Pseudonocardia sp. C8.
GCCAGCTGGTCGGGTTCGGCCGGTTCCCGTACTCGCAGGGCCGGCTCACCGTGGACGACGAGCAGCACATCGACGCCGCGATCGAGTTCCTCGACCTGGTGGACCTGCAGGACCGCTACCTCGACCAGCTCTCCGGCGGCCAGCGCCAGCGCGCCTACGTCGCGATGGTGCTGGCCCAGGACACCGAGTACCTGCTGCTCGACGAGCCGCTGAACAACCTCGACATGCAGCACTCGGTCCAGATGATGCGCCGGCTGCGCCGGGCTGCGGACGAGCTGGGGCGCACCGTCGTCGTCGTGCTGCACGACATCAACTTCGCCGGGCACTACGCCGACACCATCTGCGCGATCGAGGACGGCACGATCTCGGTCGTCGGTCGGCCCTCGGAGATCATGACCGGGGAGGTGCTGTCCCGGGTCTTCCGGACCGACGTGTCGGTGGTGGACGGACCGCGGGGGCCGCTGGCCGTCTACTTCTGACCGCCGCCCGCGCGAGGTCGCGGATTCGTAACGCCCGCGGGTCCCGCACGCGATCTACGGGGTAGCGGAGCTCCCCCCTGTGGAAGAGGACCCATGAGCCAGACGCCAGGTCGCAAGCCGCGACACGCGCTGTCCGACACCGGACCGTCCGTGCCCGCCCGGAGCGGGCCGCCGGACCCCGACGCGCGAGGGGACGAGCTGTCGTACGAGGGCACCGGCCGGTTGAGCGTGCCGGAGCAGCAGACCACCTCGCCCGGCGCCGGGTCCCCGGTGACGGCCGTCCCGCACCCCGCGCCGGCCGGGGACGACCTGTCCGGGGACGCGCCGACCCAGGCCCTGCCGGTCGTCCCGCGGCCCCGGGACGCCGACGCTGGCCGCGGGTACCCGACGGCGGTCACGGTCGCCCGCCTGCCCGAGCCGTTCCGCCCGGCACCCGTGCACGGCCTGG
It contains:
- a CDS encoding ATP-binding cassette domain-containing protein gives rise to the protein MITLSDVTKTYGTEVSIGPVDLTIPAGGVTALVGPNGAGKSTVLTMIGRLLQPDRGTIEVGGHDVRRTASCTIAQILSILRQENHFVTRLTVRQLVGFGRFPYSQGRLTVDDEQHIDAAIEFLDLVDLQDRYLDQLSGGQRQRAYVAMVLAQDTEYLLLDEPLNNLDMQHSVQMMRRLRRAADELGRTVVVVLHDINFAGHYADTICAIEDGTISVVGRPSEIMTGEVLSRVFRTDVSVVDGPRGPLAVYF